In one Deinococcus psychrotolerans genomic region, the following are encoded:
- a CDS encoding tyrosine-type recombinase/integrase, protein MSTDLVPLSTALSYANLTDQVLRVRAVQAAAAYNTPTLVLVLHAYMTTASRKGARTSQKTLGAYTLAVQDFVPWAQSSGVSLLRPGRRDGGRYLSHLQQRPTEGKGKSGVLAASTIAQYTAGVRALYRALNWTQATEAQPFGDVYVPSDPTPGIVKNPPYLSEVDLVLPHCDAPLAALLFLCAHAGLRVSEALSVKANDLQGKTLTVHGKGGKVRRVPLGARTRQALTLLPTLDAAGRYFDWNYGQATYRARKVFTACGCEWRGFHAARKHSGTRLYQATKDFTRVGLFLGHASVDTTRRYVAVQDNDVSQEVEEW, encoded by the coding sequence ATGTCTACAGATCTCGTCCCGCTCAGCACTGCTCTCAGCTACGCCAACCTCACCGACCAGGTTTTGAGAGTGCGGGCCGTTCAAGCGGCTGCTGCCTACAACACACCCACCCTCGTTTTGGTGCTGCACGCTTACATGACCACCGCCAGCCGTAAAGGGGCAAGAACCAGCCAAAAAACTCTGGGAGCTTACACCCTCGCGGTGCAAGACTTCGTTCCCTGGGCGCAGAGCAGCGGCGTCTCCCTGCTGCGTCCGGGTCGGCGCGACGGCGGACGTTACCTCAGTCATCTTCAGCAGCGCCCCACTGAGGGCAAAGGCAAATCCGGCGTGCTCGCCGCGTCCACCATCGCTCAGTACACCGCAGGCGTCCGCGCCCTCTACCGCGCCCTCAACTGGACGCAGGCCACCGAAGCCCAGCCGTTCGGCGACGTCTACGTTCCGAGCGATCCCACCCCGGGCATCGTCAAAAACCCGCCGTACCTGAGCGAGGTCGATCTCGTCCTCCCGCACTGTGATGCGCCGCTGGCCGCTCTGCTTTTCCTGTGCGCTCACGCGGGTCTGCGCGTCAGTGAAGCGCTGAGCGTCAAGGCGAATGACCTACAAGGCAAGACGCTGACTGTCCACGGCAAGGGCGGCAAGGTGCGGCGGGTGCCGCTCGGCGCGAGAACCCGTCAGGCCCTCACGCTGCTCCCCACGCTTGACGCGGCAGGGCGTTACTTCGACTGGAATTACGGACAGGCGACCTACCGCGCCCGCAAGGTGTTCACCGCCTGCGGCTGTGAGTGGCGGGGCTTTCACGCTGCACGCAAACACTCCGGCACCCGGCTGTATCAAGCGACCAAAGATTTTACGCGGGTGGGCCTGTTTCTGGGCCATGCCTCGGTGGATACCACGCGCCGGTACGTGGCGGTGCAGGACAATGACGTGTCGCAGGAGGTTGAAGAGTGGTAA
- a CDS encoding helix-turn-helix domain-containing protein produces MGRRKQWVVQLSDDERQQLTDMTRKGVHSARATTRARLLLLSDRGLLDRDVAERQGVSSATVASIRKKYTEGGLQAALHEKARPKQPPKLNAQRTAILIAEVCSSPDGREKWTMQLLADRLVTLGVVDSISDETVRRTLKKTHSNRGRFKVGVSPR; encoded by the coding sequence ATGGGACGACGGAAACAGTGGGTTGTGCAGCTGAGCGACGATGAGCGGCAGCAACTGACGGACATGACTCGGAAAGGCGTGCACAGTGCGCGGGCCACGACCCGCGCACGCCTCCTGCTCCTGAGCGACAGAGGCCTGCTGGATCGGGACGTGGCCGAGCGCCAAGGCGTGAGTTCTGCCACCGTCGCGTCGATCCGCAAGAAGTACACCGAGGGCGGCCTCCAGGCTGCCCTCCACGAGAAAGCACGGCCCAAACAGCCGCCCAAACTGAACGCGCAGCGGACGGCGATCTTGATCGCCGAAGTGTGCTCGAGTCCCGACGGCCGGGAGAAATGGACGATGCAACTGCTGGCCGATCGTCTGGTGACCCTGGGTGTGGTGGACAGCATCAGTGACGAGACCGTACGGAGAACACTGAAAAAAACGCACTCAAACCGTGGCAGGTTCAAAGTTGGTGTGTCGCCCAGGTAG
- a CDS encoding HD domain-containing phosphohydrolase, translating into MLPLFPLASKHPFDRVEDVMFTLDANERLTFVNAFALKAWGKEPHELLGRTYQDALPSKTQPEVMTAFRHVLSTQQRTELEVFGDRHQSWIGITVYPDDGGLIVHVRPLLRSAGNPVPTDFDALTGCLTRSAFVEAQRSLTFPHVLAIVDLNLLKSVNTLRGHSGGDAHIRTVAHALREALPAGALICRWGGDEFVILTPGPDQSAFQDLLDETNRGLPGPMPGTLAFTAGMTVWEAETVYERAFAIADEQLQVQKEHLRETTPSEYEASSFVTFSQELEALCDPGDLIEHALNRLLKLLNVDQAAYAIIDGNETFFSHRTFRESVPVPQPALHVRVPLTDAGLVNTVRRTRTTAWGTDYPSIPDNIASVVAQGVKSSIVTPVFRRGQVVAAIVLRTVNRWQTITPQMRKIVELTALRLEHALELRRAVGEVRSTLEAGMLTLGIVLEARDFETIGHTRRAAGMAAQLGEQLGLSTTDLHHLRQGAYLHDLGKLCVPDQILRKPGRLTPEEWAVMQSHVVQGYDLATRIAGLSTPTLDVIRSHHERWDGSGYPDGLAGAAIPLSARIFAVCDVYDALISERPYKKAWSHEDAVLEIERQSGHHFDPEVVRAFLSLMERGK; encoded by the coding sequence ATGCTTCCTCTCTTCCCGCTTGCCAGCAAGCACCCCTTCGACCGAGTGGAAGACGTTATGTTTACCCTCGATGCGAATGAACGCTTGACTTTCGTGAACGCTTTCGCTTTGAAGGCCTGGGGAAAGGAACCTCATGAACTGCTCGGACGAACTTATCAGGACGCCCTTCCGAGCAAGACCCAACCTGAAGTTATGACCGCTTTCAGGCACGTCCTGTCGACCCAGCAGCGAACCGAACTGGAAGTCTTCGGAGACCGCCACCAGAGTTGGATCGGCATCACCGTCTACCCGGACGATGGCGGCCTGATCGTGCATGTCCGGCCACTGCTCAGGAGCGCTGGAAACCCTGTGCCCACCGACTTCGACGCGCTGACTGGCTGCCTCACGCGCAGCGCTTTCGTGGAGGCGCAGCGCAGCTTGACCTTTCCACACGTTCTGGCCATCGTCGATCTGAATTTGCTGAAGAGCGTCAATACTCTGCGCGGACACAGCGGCGGAGACGCGCACATCCGCACCGTCGCACACGCCCTCAGGGAAGCGTTGCCTGCGGGGGCCTTGATTTGCCGGTGGGGCGGAGACGAGTTCGTGATCCTCACTCCCGGCCCTGACCAAAGTGCATTTCAAGATTTGCTCGATGAAACCAACAGGGGCTTGCCGGGCCCAATGCCGGGCACTCTGGCATTCACTGCCGGGATGACCGTTTGGGAAGCCGAAACAGTTTATGAGCGTGCCTTTGCCATCGCTGACGAACAGCTCCAAGTCCAGAAAGAGCACCTTAGGGAAACCACCCCAAGCGAGTACGAGGCGAGTTCTTTCGTCACCTTCTCTCAGGAGCTTGAGGCCCTGTGTGACCCTGGCGACCTGATCGAGCACGCTCTGAACCGATTGCTGAAGCTGCTCAATGTCGATCAGGCCGCCTACGCCATTATCGACGGCAATGAAACCTTTTTCTCTCACCGCACCTTCCGCGAGAGCGTCCCGGTTCCGCAACCGGCCCTACATGTCCGGGTGCCCCTCACTGATGCCGGCCTCGTCAATACAGTGCGCCGCACGCGGACGACGGCGTGGGGCACCGACTACCCCAGCATTCCGGACAATATAGCGAGCGTGGTCGCGCAGGGCGTCAAGAGCAGTATCGTTACACCCGTCTTCCGGCGGGGACAGGTGGTTGCCGCCATCGTGCTGCGTACCGTGAACCGTTGGCAGACCATCACGCCGCAGATGCGCAAGATCGTGGAACTCACCGCGCTGCGTCTGGAGCACGCCCTCGAACTGCGCCGCGCGGTTGGTGAAGTCCGCTCGACCCTGGAAGCGGGCATGTTGACGCTCGGCATCGTCCTCGAAGCCAGAGATTTCGAAACGATTGGCCACACCCGCCGCGCCGCTGGCATGGCGGCACAGCTCGGCGAGCAGCTCGGCCTGAGTACCACTGACCTCCACCACCTGCGGCAAGGGGCCTACCTTCACGACCTCGGAAAACTCTGCGTTCCGGATCAGATCCTGAGGAAACCTGGCCGCCTCACCCCGGAGGAATGGGCCGTCATGCAGAGCCACGTCGTTCAGGGATACGATCTGGCCACCCGTATCGCCGGACTCTCCACACCAACGCTGGATGTCATCCGCTCGCACCATGAGCGCTGGGACGGCAGCGGCTACCCGGACGGCCTCGCCGGAGCAGCTATTCCCCTGAGTGCGCGGATCTTCGCGGTCTGCGACGTGTACGACGCTTTGATCAGCGAACGGCCATACAAGAAGGCTTGGAGCCACGAGGACGCCGTTTTGGAGATCGAACGGCAGTCGGGTCACCACTTTGATCCTGAAGTTGTCCGCGCCTTCCTGAGCTTGATGGAGAGAGGGAAATGA
- a CDS encoding metal-sensitive transcriptional regulator, producing the protein MTASVPISDRQAEKIKILNRLRRLEGQIRGLQKMIEEEKNCVDVMTLYASAKSAFQSSGDVILETYVEMCRARGEEPADLVKLLKLAR; encoded by the coding sequence ATGACTGCGAGTGTTCCTATCAGTGACCGTCAAGCCGAAAAGATAAAAATTCTCAACCGCCTGCGCCGCCTGGAGGGTCAGATTCGAGGACTCCAGAAGATGATCGAGGAGGAGAAAAACTGCGTGGACGTGATGACCCTCTACGCCAGCGCCAAGAGCGCTTTTCAATCGAGCGGCGACGTGATCTTGGAAACCTATGTGGAGATGTGCCGGGCGAGGGGAGAGGAACCTGCCGATCTGGTGAAGCTGCTCAAGCTGGCACGCTGA
- a CDS encoding IS630 family transposase: MNTVGIRGYSLELRTRIVALVLGGASPGEAAKHFSVHVDTVKSYLKRHHQNTLHIVAKPTGRRRTVMALHEQQLLAQLETHQDATLQEHADMLETITGLKISYKTVDRVFRRHKITQKKTLVARERREELRSQFLTDLAPYLQTPDRLVFLDESGFHIAMTRGYSRAPSNERAVDRVPRNRGRNQTLICALSLAGPQAAIVLDGIAFEWYVREILCPTLKPGQVVVMDNLSSHHRASIRTLIQTHGSEVMFTSPYSPDFNPIELMFFKLKALVRGGTWRVVTVVTELYDAIGVALGVVSETDIQHWFKHTHPKILL, translated from the coding sequence ATGAATACAGTAGGAATACGTGGGTACAGTTTGGAACTTAGGACTCGGATTGTCGCATTGGTGCTGGGTGGCGCTTCGCCGGGTGAAGCAGCAAAACATTTTTCTGTTCATGTTGATACTGTCAAAAGCTATCTGAAACGGCACCACCAAAATACCCTGCACATTGTTGCCAAACCGACGGGCCGTCGCCGTACGGTGATGGCCCTCCACGAGCAACAGCTTCTTGCACAGCTTGAAACCCACCAAGATGCGACGTTGCAAGAACACGCGGACATGCTGGAAACTATCACCGGGTTGAAGATCAGTTACAAAACGGTTGACCGGGTCTTTCGCCGCCACAAGATCACCCAAAAAAAAACACTGGTCGCCAGAGAACGCCGTGAGGAACTGCGTTCGCAGTTCCTCACTGACCTTGCACCGTACCTCCAAACGCCTGACCGATTGGTCTTTCTTGATGAAAGTGGGTTCCATATCGCGATGACGCGTGGATATAGCCGTGCGCCGAGCAATGAGCGTGCCGTTGACCGCGTTCCGCGAAATCGTGGGCGAAATCAGACCTTGATCTGTGCACTGAGCTTGGCAGGGCCGCAGGCCGCCATCGTCCTTGATGGCATAGCGTTTGAATGGTATGTTCGCGAAATACTGTGTCCAACGTTAAAGCCAGGGCAAGTGGTGGTGATGGACAATCTCTCGTCACATCATCGAGCGTCCATTCGGACGCTCATCCAAACGCATGGAAGTGAGGTCATGTTTACCTCACCCTACAGTCCGGATTTCAACCCGATTGAACTCATGTTTTTCAAGTTGAAGGCACTGGTTCGGGGTGGGACTTGGCGAGTCGTGACAGTCGTGACGGAGCTTTATGATGCCATCGGCGTTGCCTTAGGTGTCGTGTCAGAGACAGATATTCAACACTGGTTCAAACATACTCATCCTAAGATTCTATTATGA
- a CDS encoding proline iminopeptidase-family hydrolase, giving the protein MTPSNVQPSADEVRHITVGGAYRVYTRRVGHGPITLLLLHGGPGCTHEYFESFEAFLSPDEYTFYYYDQLGSFYSDQPDDTSLWTVERFREEVEQVRSALGLESFYLFGNSWGGMLGIEYALKYQSHLKGLIVSNMTASIASYTEYINELRGRMAPAQVAVMKAHEAAGTLDDPEYQELLTQLYNQHICRVVPWPEPVQRMFGHLAQPVYNTMQGPNEFLVTGNFKDWNRWEDLRRIHVPTLLSVGRHDTMRPADIEEMGHRVPNSRVSICEDGSHLSMWDDQDTYFTALKTFLADVEAGQFTPSSE; this is encoded by the coding sequence ATGACCCCATCCAACGTTCAGCCCAGCGCAGATGAAGTTCGGCACATCACCGTCGGCGGTGCTTATCGGGTGTATACCCGGCGGGTCGGCCACGGCCCGATCACGCTGCTGCTGCTGCACGGCGGCCCCGGCTGTACCCACGAGTATTTCGAGAGCTTTGAAGCGTTTCTCTCGCCGGACGAGTACACCTTCTATTACTACGATCAGCTCGGCAGCTTTTACTCGGATCAACCAGACGACACGAGCTTGTGGACGGTGGAACGCTTCCGAGAAGAAGTCGAGCAAGTCCGGTCTGCCCTCGGTTTGGAGTCGTTTTATTTGTTCGGCAATTCTTGGGGCGGAATGCTCGGTATCGAATATGCCCTCAAATACCAGTCTCATCTCAAAGGCCTGATCGTCAGCAATATGACAGCCAGCATCGCCTCGTACACCGAGTACATCAATGAACTGCGGGGGCGGATGGCCCCAGCACAAGTCGCGGTGATGAAGGCCCACGAAGCGGCTGGCACGCTGGACGACCCCGAATACCAGGAACTGCTCACGCAGCTCTACAACCAGCACATCTGCCGGGTGGTTCCTTGGCCCGAGCCGGTGCAGCGCATGTTCGGTCACCTCGCCCAGCCGGTTTACAACACCATGCAGGGGCCCAACGAATTTCTCGTCACCGGCAACTTCAAAGACTGGAACCGCTGGGAAGATCTGCGCCGCATCCACGTGCCGACGCTGCTATCGGTCGGGCGGCACGACACCATGCGGCCTGCCGACATCGAGGAGATGGGCCACCGAGTGCCCAACAGCCGGGTGTCCATCTGCGAGGATGGCAGTCACCTGAGCATGTGGGACGATCAGGACACCTATTTCACGGCGCTCAAGACCTTTCTCGCGGACGTAGAGGCCGGACAGTTTACGCCCTCTTCTGAGTGA
- a CDS encoding ABC transporter permease, producing MNVDASALPQRQLKTRTASAAAWRRFRRQPGAVAGLLITALLIAICVFAPWLAPHDPVTQYPNGLSELGAPLPPTHTFWFGTDALGRDLYSRLIFGTRTSLLVAVLSNLIATSIALLLGTLAGYFGGLTDTLIMRLTDVLISFPVLLLAAFLAAVLRPGIGVIIGVIGGVGWFYLARVIRAELLSVRRREYVEAARALGASDARIIFRHALPQILGQVMVYSTLNFSTTVLFVAALSYVGIGVQPPTPDWGNMIADGSQYLTVSPWLVIFPGIFLGLSVLSFNLLGDGLRDALDVKSGKKAI from the coding sequence GTGAACGTTGACGCTTCAGCGCTGCCCCAGAGGCAACTCAAGACCCGCACCGCTTCGGCTGCCGCGTGGAGGCGCTTTCGGCGGCAACCGGGCGCAGTGGCGGGACTGCTGATCACTGCGCTGCTGATCGCGATCTGCGTTTTTGCGCCGTGGCTGGCACCGCATGACCCGGTCACGCAGTACCCCAATGGCCTTTCGGAACTCGGTGCGCCGCTGCCACCAACCCACACCTTCTGGTTCGGCACCGACGCGCTGGGCCGCGACCTCTACAGCCGCCTGATTTTCGGCACCCGTACTTCACTGCTCGTCGCCGTGCTCTCGAACTTGATTGCCACGTCTATCGCGCTCCTGCTCGGTACGCTGGCCGGGTACTTCGGCGGGCTGACCGACACCCTGATCATGCGCCTGACCGACGTGCTGATCAGCTTCCCGGTGCTGCTCCTGGCGGCGTTTCTGGCGGCAGTACTGCGCCCCGGCATCGGCGTGATTATCGGTGTGATCGGCGGAGTGGGCTGGTTTTATCTGGCGCGGGTGATCCGGGCCGAACTGCTTTCGGTGCGGCGGCGCGAATATGTCGAGGCGGCCCGCGCCCTGGGGGCCAGCGACGCCCGTATCATCTTCCGCCACGCCCTGCCGCAGATTCTCGGTCAGGTGATGGTCTACAGCACCCTCAATTTCTCGACCACCGTGCTGTTCGTGGCGGCCCTTTCTTACGTCGGGATCGGAGTACAGCCACCGACTCCCGATTGGGGCAACATGATCGCGGACGGCTCGCAATACCTGACAGTCAGCCCCTGGCTGGTGATTTTCCCCGGCATCTTTCTGGGCCTCTCGGTGCTGAGTTTCAACTTGCTCGGTGACGGCCTGCGCGACGCGCTTGACGTCAAGAGCGGAAAGAAGGCGATCTGA
- a CDS encoding IS630 family transposase (programmed frameshift), whose product MNTVGVRGYSLELRTRIVALVLGGASPGEAAKHFSVHVDTVKSYLKRHHQNTLHIVAKPTGRRRTVMALHEQQLLAQLETHQDATLQEHADMLETITGLKISYKTVDRVFRRYKITHKKTLVARERREELRSQFLTDLAPYLQTPDRLVFLDESGFHIAMTRGYSRALSNERAVDRVPRNRGRNQTLICALSLAGPQAAIVLDGIAFEWYVREILCPTLNPGQVVVMDNLSSHHRASIRTLIQTHGSEVMFTSPYSPDFNPIELMFFKLKALVRGGTWRVVTVVTELYDAIGVALGVVSETDIQHWFKHTHPKILL is encoded by the exons ATGAATACAGTAGGAGTACGTGGGTACAGTTTGGAACTTAGGACTCGGATTGTCGCATTGGTGCTGGGTGGCGCTTCGCCGGGTGAAGCAGCAAAACATTTTTCTGTTCATGTTGATACTGTCAAAAGCTATCTGAAACGGCACCACCAAAATACCCTGCATATTGTTGCCAAACCGACGGGCCGTCGCCGTACGGTGATGGCCCTCCACGAGCAACAGCTTCTTGCACAGCTTGAAACCCACCAAGATGCGACGTTGCAAGAACACGCGGACATGCTGGAAACTATCACCGGGTTGAAGATCAGTTACAAAACGGTTGACCGGGTCTTTCGCCGCTACAAGATCACCCAT AAAAAAACACTGGTCGCCAGAGAACGCCGTGAGGAACTGCGTTCGCAGTTCCTCACTGACCTTGCACCGTACCTCCAAACGCCTGACCGATTGGTCTTTCTTGATGAAAGTGGGTTCCATATCGCGATGACGCGTGGATATAGCCGTGCGCTGAGCAATGAGCGTGCCGTTGACCGCGTTCCGCGAAATCGTGGGCGAAATCAGACCTTGATCTGTGCACTGAGCTTGGCAGGGCCGCAGGCCGCCATCGTCCTTGATGGCATAGCGTTTGAATGGTATGTTCGCGAAATACTGTGTCCAACGTTAAACCCAGGGCAAGTGGTGGTGATGGACAATCTCTCGTCACATCATCGAGCGTCCATTCGGACGCTCATCCAAACGCATGGAAGTGAGGTCATGTTTACCTCACCCTACAGTCCGGATTTCAACCCGATTGAACTCATGTTTTTCAAGTTGAAGGCACTGGTTCGGGGTGGGACTTGGCGAGTCGTGACAGTCGTGACGGAGCTTTATGATGCCATCGGCGTTGCCTTAGGTGTCGTGTCAGAGACAGATATTCAACACTGGTTCAAACATACTCATCCTAAGATTCTATTATGA
- a CDS encoding oxidoreductase codes for MPKPTWKTLSPAQKAALITAGTVQTGLFVAAWADLSLRSEERMNGSKTVWRAALFLNFVGPAAYLALGRKKSDWTEADIPDQTGKVAIVTGANSGLGFETARALAQRGAAVIMACRNPAKADTAAKKIQSLNPAGSVSVMALDLGNLDSVRSFAEAFKAKYDRLDLLINNAGIMVPPQGETEQGFETQFGVNHLAHFALSAQLIDLLNATPGARVISVSSTAHRFGQMDFDDLNWKTRPYNAWQAYGQSKLANLLFIYELQRKLDAARKGTLALAAHPGYAATGLQGEGGGMQLANRLFAQTQQMGALPTLYAATAPDVRGGQYFGPSGLAELGGNPQRAMSSERSHNISDAWKLWKISEELTETAFSV; via the coding sequence ATGCCTAAACCCACTTGGAAGACCCTGAGCCCAGCTCAGAAAGCCGCTCTCATCACTGCTGGAACCGTGCAGACTGGTTTGTTCGTCGCTGCCTGGGCTGACTTGAGCCTGCGTTCAGAGGAGCGGATGAACGGCAGTAAAACAGTTTGGCGGGCCGCGCTGTTTCTCAATTTCGTCGGGCCAGCGGCTTACCTCGCCTTAGGCCGCAAAAAAAGCGATTGGACGGAAGCTGACATCCCCGATCAAACGGGCAAAGTCGCCATCGTCACCGGAGCCAACAGCGGGTTGGGCTTCGAGACGGCCCGCGCTCTGGCGCAGCGCGGCGCGGCGGTGATCATGGCCTGTCGCAACCCCGCCAAAGCCGACACCGCCGCCAAGAAAATTCAGTCGCTCAACCCCGCTGGAAGCGTCAGCGTGATGGCGCTTGACTTGGGCAACCTGGATTCGGTTCGTTCGTTCGCAGAGGCGTTCAAGGCGAAGTATGACCGCCTCGATTTGCTGATTAACAACGCTGGAATCATGGTGCCGCCGCAGGGCGAAACGGAGCAGGGCTTTGAAACCCAGTTCGGCGTCAACCATCTGGCTCACTTCGCCCTGAGTGCTCAATTAATTGACCTCCTCAATGCCACCCCCGGCGCACGGGTAATCAGCGTCAGCAGCACCGCCCACCGCTTTGGGCAGATGGATTTTGATGACCTCAATTGGAAAACGCGCCCGTACAACGCTTGGCAAGCTTACGGGCAGAGCAAGCTCGCCAACCTGCTGTTTATCTACGAGCTTCAGCGCAAACTGGACGCGGCACGAAAAGGCACGCTGGCCCTCGCCGCGCATCCGGGGTACGCGGCCACCGGATTACAAGGTGAGGGCGGCGGGATGCAGCTAGCCAACCGCTTGTTTGCCCAGACCCAGCAAATGGGAGCGCTGCCGACGCTCTACGCCGCCACCGCGCCGGACGTGCGGGGTGGGCAGTATTTCGGGCCGTCGGGTTTGGCCGAGCTTGGCGGCAACCCGCAACGGGCAATGTCGAGTGAGCGCTCACACAACATCAGCGACGCTTGGAAACTGTGGAAAATCTCCGAGGAGTTGACGGAAACGGCGTTTTCCGTGTGA